A region of Paractinoplanes abujensis DNA encodes the following proteins:
- a CDS encoding DNA-directed RNA polymerase II has protein sequence MPEQPQWSERTLDMPPQDPWADAPTAQTQGPPPPTAPFSAVEPEAEARAPFSQGRAQVNARPQPPYAEHEPTGTGWPGAGAPGGHHPSMSWKWSELRLGGEWTSAAVLFAFVCWGIWALSGDGPFGTPTVVLVVTLAVAVGVFCLARLVGHLVLERQMGRVRRTARGSHLVTALFLAVVGLAWLQQTEWVMDAVNWVTGLFSG, from the coding sequence ATGCCTGAGCAACCGCAGTGGTCGGAGCGGACGCTCGACATGCCACCGCAGGACCCGTGGGCCGACGCGCCCACCGCGCAGACGCAGGGGCCGCCGCCACCGACGGCACCCTTCTCGGCCGTGGAGCCGGAGGCGGAGGCGCGGGCGCCGTTCAGCCAGGGCCGGGCCCAGGTGAACGCGCGGCCCCAGCCGCCGTACGCGGAGCACGAGCCGACCGGCACGGGCTGGCCCGGCGCCGGCGCTCCCGGTGGTCACCACCCGAGCATGAGCTGGAAGTGGAGCGAGCTGCGCCTGGGCGGCGAGTGGACCAGCGCCGCGGTGCTGTTCGCGTTCGTCTGCTGGGGCATCTGGGCGCTTTCCGGCGACGGCCCGTTCGGCACGCCGACGGTGGTGCTGGTGGTGACCCTGGCGGTCGCGGTCGGCGTGTTCTGCCTGGCCCGGCTCGTCGGTCACCTGGTGCTGGAGCGCCAGATGGGCCGTGTCCGGCGCACCGCACGCGGGTCGCACCTGGTCACGGCCCTGTTCCTGGCCGTCGTCGGTCTCGCCTGGCTGCAGCAGACCGAGTGGGTGATGGACGCGGTCAACTGGGTGACCGGCCTGTTCAGCGGTTAG
- a CDS encoding GNAT family N-acetyltransferase — protein MDESVRVRTATDDDRRAIADLLLFVFHEHATDESRELEKMIIEPGRSLVAEDAGLVVGTAAAQTRDLTVPGAVVPAAHVTGVGVSPTHRRRGILTSMMRHQLTEIAAAGREPLAVLWASETAIYPRFGYGPAASRLRFDILNREVRITGPAAPAGRLRLAAPKDAQAELTAVHDRLRVHRVGWSSRPEYWWNYLLTDNDDQRDGGTEMRAVLYETPDGPIGYATWRVKDDWSIHGPAAEVRVREVVAADPGVYAELWRFLLSLDLARKASFHFGAVDEQLQFMVDEPRKLGRSFTDSLWVRLIDLPAALEARRYAGPVDAVIEVTDPIIEANNGRWRLTGGPDKASCVRTGDAPDLACSITELGAAYLGGTTLATLVTAGRVEQFTDNLPSTAFTWHRQPSAIEVF, from the coding sequence ATGGACGAATCCGTGCGCGTGCGCACCGCCACCGACGACGATCGGCGCGCGATCGCCGACCTGCTGCTCTTCGTTTTCCACGAGCACGCGACGGACGAGTCGCGCGAGCTCGAAAAGATGATCATCGAGCCCGGCCGGTCGCTGGTGGCCGAGGACGCCGGCCTGGTCGTGGGCACGGCCGCCGCGCAGACCCGCGACCTGACGGTGCCCGGCGCGGTTGTCCCGGCGGCCCACGTGACCGGGGTCGGCGTGTCGCCCACCCACCGCCGCCGCGGCATCCTGACCTCGATGATGCGGCACCAGCTGACCGAGATCGCCGCGGCCGGGCGCGAGCCGCTGGCCGTCCTGTGGGCCAGCGAGACGGCCATCTACCCCCGCTTCGGCTACGGCCCGGCCGCGAGCCGGCTCCGGTTCGACATCCTCAACCGCGAGGTGCGGATCACCGGCCCCGCCGCGCCCGCCGGCCGTCTGCGCCTGGCCGCGCCGAAGGACGCCCAGGCCGAGCTGACCGCCGTGCACGACCGGCTCCGCGTGCACCGGGTCGGCTGGTCGAGCCGCCCCGAGTACTGGTGGAACTACCTGCTCACCGACAACGACGACCAGCGCGACGGCGGCACCGAGATGCGGGCCGTGCTCTACGAGACGCCCGACGGGCCGATCGGATACGCGACGTGGCGGGTCAAGGACGACTGGAGCATCCACGGCCCGGCCGCCGAGGTGCGCGTGCGCGAGGTGGTGGCGGCCGACCCGGGCGTCTACGCCGAGCTGTGGCGCTTCCTGCTCAGCCTCGACCTGGCCCGTAAGGCGTCGTTCCACTTCGGGGCGGTCGACGAGCAACTGCAGTTCATGGTCGACGAGCCCCGCAAACTCGGCCGCAGCTTCACCGACAGCCTGTGGGTGCGCCTGATCGACCTGCCGGCGGCGCTGGAGGCCCGGCGCTACGCGGGTCCGGTCGACGCGGTGATCGAGGTGACCGACCCGATCATCGAGGCCAACAACGGCAGGTGGCGGCTCACTGGGGGTCCCGACAAGGCCTCCTGCGTACGCACCGGGGACGCCCCCGACCTGGCCTGCTCGATCACCGAGCTGGGCGCGGCCTACTTGGGCGGGACGACGCTGGCCACGCTGGTCACGGCGGGCCGGGTCGAACAGTTCACCGACAACCTGCCGTCGACGGCGTTCACCTGGCATCGCCAGCCCAGCGCCATCGAGGTGTTCTGA
- a CDS encoding ribose-5-phosphate isomerase — protein sequence MRVYLGSDHAGYELKMHLVNHLIKQGHDVVDVGPHVYDPEDDYPAFCLHTGAKVVADAGSLGIVIGGSGNGEQIAANKIDGVRAALVWRTEIAQLARQHNDANVISIGAREHTLDEATAFVETFLATPFSGNPRHARRIGQLAEYEAGRPELPALPQG from the coding sequence ATGCGCGTCTACCTGGGTTCCGACCACGCCGGTTACGAGCTGAAGATGCACCTCGTGAACCACCTGATCAAGCAGGGCCACGACGTCGTCGACGTGGGGCCGCACGTCTACGACCCGGAGGACGACTACCCGGCGTTCTGCCTGCACACCGGGGCCAAAGTCGTCGCCGACGCGGGTTCCCTGGGCATCGTGATCGGCGGTTCCGGCAACGGCGAGCAGATCGCCGCCAACAAGATCGACGGCGTACGGGCGGCGCTGGTCTGGCGCACCGAGATCGCCCAGCTGGCCCGCCAGCACAACGACGCCAACGTGATCAGCATCGGCGCCCGCGAGCACACCCTGGACGAGGCCACCGCGTTCGTCGAGACGTTCCTGGCCACACCGTTCTCCGGCAACCCGCGCCACGCCCGCCGGATCGGCCAGCTCGCCGAGTACGAAGCGGGCCGCCCGGAGCTTCCGGCCCTGCCACAGGGCTAA
- a CDS encoding alpha/beta hydrolase: MLSPQVTAAAGLRSRPPATLTDPYEVLQFIRQAMEDANEAECGPALPLPVVVDVDAGGVPARLYAARVDAPVLVYLHGGGWCYGSIETVDRFCRRVADRSGCAVLSVGYRLAPEHPFPAALEDVEAVLAHVRKAGAAELGVDPTRLAIGGDSAGGQLATVAARRQRDAATPLDLQVLIYPAIDPMTASESFDEVGSYGLDRAAMKRAWETYVPDPMTRFTPDVAPLAAEDLTGLPPTLIITAEYDALRDEGADYADALITAGVPVVHTRYMGVNHGFARKLAVIDDARVATDQVAAYLRAALTF; the protein is encoded by the coding sequence ATGCTCAGCCCTCAGGTCACCGCGGCGGCCGGGCTCCGGTCCCGGCCGCCGGCCACCCTCACCGACCCGTACGAGGTCCTGCAGTTCATCCGGCAGGCCATGGAGGACGCGAACGAGGCCGAATGCGGCCCGGCGCTGCCGCTGCCCGTGGTCGTCGACGTCGACGCCGGGGGAGTGCCGGCCCGGCTCTACGCCGCCCGGGTCGACGCGCCGGTGCTCGTCTATCTGCACGGCGGCGGCTGGTGCTACGGCAGCATCGAGACCGTCGACCGGTTCTGCCGGCGGGTCGCCGACCGGTCCGGCTGCGCGGTGCTCTCGGTCGGCTACCGGCTGGCCCCCGAACACCCGTTCCCGGCCGCCCTGGAGGACGTCGAGGCGGTCCTGGCCCACGTGCGGAAGGCGGGCGCGGCCGAGCTCGGGGTCGACCCGACCCGGCTGGCCATCGGCGGTGACAGCGCGGGCGGCCAGCTGGCCACGGTCGCGGCCCGCCGGCAGCGCGACGCGGCCACCCCGCTCGACCTCCAGGTGCTGATCTATCCCGCGATCGACCCGATGACCGCCTCGGAGTCGTTCGACGAGGTCGGCTCGTACGGGCTGGACCGGGCCGCGATGAAGCGGGCCTGGGAGACGTACGTGCCCGACCCGATGACCCGGTTCACGCCCGATGTGGCCCCGCTGGCCGCCGAGGACCTGACCGGCCTGCCGCCCACCCTGATCATCACGGCGGAGTACGACGCCCTGCGCGACGAGGGCGCCGACTACGCCGACGCGCTCATCACGGCCGGGGTCCCCGTCGTGCACACCCGGTACATGGGCGTGAATCATGGTTTCGCCCGCAAACTCGCGGTGATCGACGACGCGCGGGTGGCCACCGATCAGGTCGCGGCCTACCTGCGCGCGGCCTTGACCTTCTGA
- a CDS encoding DUF1015 family protein, producing the protein MTVVHPISRAWVTTGGTGAQNYDEFADDAEITSIIADNPHSSLAIEMPHLAPDSLGRSFAQSLPDAVARLAVARAEGLYTPADEVVVLYRITAPGEPPAYGLWSMVDTDQISTSADEPGLVIRNEDVFLEKVRERVALAEAVATLLSPVLLLQTTRGEELHAALAAATEQAGPPAATDTDQTGRTHAIWVLGPGPLQSELTALAGGGELVVADGNHRSLAAQTAGLPRFLAVVTTPASVAIQPYNRLISELPVSIEDMLARLRAAGATVTEVPRPAQIPAKGTVELYAAGRSFTVGLPVDVNLPDVDNLDHALVERVLLRDVLGLDPGDKRINYVGGDYPAEWLRGEADAGRSELAVLVAPVTVDDFVRVNLERQKLPRKSTWFTPKARGGLVLAQLD; encoded by the coding sequence ATGACGGTCGTGCACCCGATCAGCCGGGCTTGGGTCACCACAGGTGGCACCGGCGCCCAGAACTACGACGAATTCGCCGACGACGCCGAAATCACGTCCATCATCGCCGACAATCCGCATAGTTCTCTCGCGATCGAGATGCCGCACCTGGCTCCCGACTCCCTGGGCCGGTCGTTCGCCCAGTCGCTGCCCGACGCGGTGGCCCGCCTCGCGGTCGCGCGGGCCGAGGGTCTCTACACGCCGGCCGACGAGGTGGTGGTGCTCTACCGCATCACGGCGCCCGGCGAACCCCCGGCGTACGGGCTCTGGAGCATGGTCGACACCGACCAGATCTCGACCAGTGCCGACGAGCCCGGCCTGGTGATCCGCAACGAGGACGTGTTCCTCGAGAAGGTCCGCGAGCGGGTGGCCCTGGCCGAGGCCGTGGCGACGCTGCTCTCGCCGGTGCTGCTGCTGCAGACCACCCGTGGTGAAGAGCTGCACGCGGCCCTGGCCGCCGCCACCGAGCAGGCGGGCCCGCCCGCGGCCACCGACACCGACCAGACCGGCCGCACCCACGCCATCTGGGTGCTCGGCCCCGGCCCGCTCCAGTCCGAGCTGACCGCGCTGGCCGGCGGGGGCGAACTGGTGGTGGCCGACGGCAACCACCGCAGCCTGGCCGCGCAGACCGCCGGCCTGCCCCGCTTCCTGGCCGTCGTCACCACGCCCGCCTCGGTCGCCATCCAGCCCTACAACCGCCTGATCAGCGAGCTCCCGGTGAGCATCGAGGACATGCTGGCCCGGCTGCGTGCGGCCGGCGCCACGGTCACCGAGGTGCCCCGCCCCGCGCAGATCCCGGCCAAGGGCACCGTCGAGCTGTACGCGGCGGGTCGCTCGTTCACGGTCGGGCTGCCGGTCGACGTCAACCTGCCCGACGTCGACAACCTCGACCACGCGCTGGTCGAGCGCGTTCTGCTGCGCGACGTGCTGGGACTCGACCCGGGCGACAAGCGGATCAACTACGTGGGCGGCGACTACCCGGCCGAGTGGCTGCGCGGCGAGGCCGACGCCGGGCGGTCCGAGCTGGCGGTGCTCGTGGCGCCGGTGACCGTGGACGACTTCGTCCGGGTCAACCTCGAACGGCAGAAACTGCCCCGCAAGAGCACTTGGTTCACCCCCAAGGCACGCGGCGGTCTCGTCCTCGCCCAGCTCGACTGA
- the pepN gene encoding aminopeptidase N, with protein MAGVRNLTQVEAAERARLLDVTGYDITLDLTDGHGNPGDGTFRSTTVVTFTCSEPGAETFIETAAASVRSATLNGAAIDLTGFSAEKGLTLTGLAAENELVVDADFAYSASGQGLQRSADPVDKEVYLYSQFETADAQRVYACFDQPDLKSVYTWHATVPKHWKVISNMPVDRDEAAGPGAKTVHFQTSARMSTYITALCAGPYHEVRDTHDGISLGVFCRASMAQYLDPDDLFLVTKQGFDFFHEQFGVRYPLPKYDQLWVPDFNAGAMENFGCVTHAEAHYIYRSQVTDFEYEQRANTILHEMAHMWFGDLVTMRWWNDLWLNESFAEWASHWCNTHATRFTDAWTTFLSVRKSWGYRQDQLSSTHPVYTEMPDLEAVEVNFDGITYAKGASVIKQLVAYVGLDSFLTGLRAYFGKHAWSNATFDDLLSELETASGRELRKFAAQWLETAQVNTLRPVVEIGSDGTYASVVVQQEAPADYPTLRTHRIGVGLYDLEGDRLVRRDLLEIDVTGERTEIAALAGVKAADVLLLNDDDLSYAKLRLDERSMATVVRHIDGLDSSLSRALCWNAAWDMLRDAELAARDYVTLVCSGLPAETDINLTTWTARQAATAVAQYADPAWQPTGWAQLAELARTSLAAAEPGSGWQLTWARSFIGAARTPEEQAVLRGWLDGEGVPEGLVVDTELRWSLLQSLASLGAATDEQIEDELNSDRTASGEREAAVARALIPTPENKARVWADLTGDRDVPNWLNRSLLSGFQSAKRPDLTAPYAEKFFEVVADVWARSDSEPAQEFVMMGYPVYQISEETVARTDAWLAQEGNPASLRRLVAEGRDGVVRALKARAKDVSAAG; from the coding sequence GTGGCCGGAGTTCGTAATTTGACCCAGGTGGAGGCAGCCGAGCGGGCGCGCCTGCTGGATGTCACCGGGTACGACATCACCTTGGATCTGACCGACGGCCACGGCAATCCCGGCGACGGCACCTTCCGCTCCACCACGGTGGTGACATTCACCTGCAGTGAACCCGGCGCGGAGACCTTCATCGAGACCGCCGCCGCCTCCGTGCGGTCGGCCACGCTGAACGGCGCGGCGATCGACCTGACCGGCTTCTCGGCCGAGAAGGGCCTGACCCTGACCGGGCTGGCCGCCGAGAACGAGCTGGTGGTCGACGCCGACTTCGCCTACTCGGCGAGCGGGCAGGGCCTGCAGCGCAGCGCCGACCCGGTCGACAAGGAGGTCTACCTCTACAGCCAGTTCGAGACCGCCGACGCCCAGCGGGTGTACGCGTGTTTCGACCAGCCCGACCTCAAGAGCGTCTACACCTGGCACGCGACAGTCCCGAAGCACTGGAAGGTCATCTCGAACATGCCGGTCGACCGCGACGAGGCCGCGGGCCCCGGCGCCAAGACCGTGCACTTCCAGACGTCGGCCCGGATGAGCACTTACATCACCGCGCTCTGCGCCGGGCCGTACCACGAGGTCCGGGACACCCACGACGGCATCTCCCTCGGTGTCTTCTGCCGGGCGTCGATGGCGCAATATCTCGACCCGGACGACCTGTTCCTGGTCACCAAGCAGGGCTTCGACTTCTTCCACGAGCAGTTCGGGGTGCGTTACCCGCTGCCCAAGTACGACCAGCTGTGGGTCCCCGACTTCAACGCCGGCGCGATGGAGAACTTCGGCTGCGTGACGCACGCCGAGGCGCACTACATCTACCGCTCGCAGGTCACCGACTTCGAGTACGAGCAGCGCGCGAACACGATCCTGCACGAGATGGCCCACATGTGGTTCGGCGACCTCGTGACCATGCGCTGGTGGAACGACCTGTGGCTCAACGAGTCGTTCGCCGAGTGGGCCAGCCACTGGTGCAACACGCACGCCACGCGCTTCACCGACGCCTGGACGACCTTCCTCTCCGTCCGCAAGAGCTGGGGTTACCGCCAGGACCAGCTGTCGTCGACGCACCCGGTCTACACCGAGATGCCCGACCTCGAGGCCGTGGAGGTCAACTTCGACGGCATCACGTACGCCAAGGGCGCCAGCGTGATCAAGCAGCTGGTCGCGTACGTGGGTCTCGACTCCTTCCTCACCGGTCTGCGGGCGTATTTCGGCAAGCACGCCTGGAGCAACGCCACCTTCGACGACCTGCTCTCCGAGCTGGAGACGGCGTCCGGCCGCGAGCTGCGCAAGTTCGCCGCCCAGTGGCTGGAGACAGCCCAGGTCAACACGCTGCGCCCGGTGGTCGAGATCGGCTCCGACGGCACGTACGCGAGCGTGGTCGTGCAGCAGGAGGCGCCGGCCGACTACCCGACGCTGCGCACCCACCGCATCGGGGTCGGCCTCTACGACCTCGAGGGCGACCGGCTGGTGCGGCGCGACCTGCTCGAGATCGACGTCACCGGCGAGCGCACCGAGATCGCCGCCCTGGCCGGCGTCAAGGCGGCCGACGTGCTGCTGCTCAACGACGACGACCTCTCGTACGCCAAGCTGCGGCTGGACGAGCGCTCGATGGCCACGGTCGTGCGGCACATCGACGGGCTCGACTCGTCGCTGTCGCGCGCGCTGTGCTGGAACGCCGCGTGGGACATGCTGCGCGACGCCGAGCTGGCCGCGCGCGACTACGTGACGCTGGTCTGCTCGGGCCTGCCCGCCGAGACCGACATCAATCTCACCACCTGGACGGCCCGGCAGGCGGCGACCGCCGTCGCGCAGTACGCCGACCCGGCCTGGCAGCCCACCGGCTGGGCCCAGCTGGCCGAGCTGGCCCGCACGTCGCTGGCCGCGGCCGAGCCCGGCAGCGGCTGGCAGCTCACCTGGGCCCGCTCGTTCATCGGGGCCGCCCGCACGCCCGAGGAGCAGGCCGTGCTGCGCGGCTGGCTCGACGGCGAGGGCGTGCCCGAAGGCCTGGTCGTCGACACCGAGCTGCGCTGGTCGCTGCTGCAGTCGCTGGCCTCGCTGGGCGCGGCGACCGACGAGCAGATCGAGGACGAGCTCAACTCGGACCGTACGGCCAGCGGCGAGCGGGAGGCGGCGGTGGCCCGCGCGCTGATCCCGACGCCGGAGAACAAGGCCCGCGTGTGGGCCGACCTGACCGGCGACCGGGACGTGCCCAACTGGCTCAACCGCTCGCTGCTGAGCGGCTTCCAGAGCGCCAAGCGGCCCGACCTGACCGCGCCCTACGCCGAGAAGTTCTTCGAGGTGGTCGCGGACGTGTGGGCCCGCTCGGACAGCGAGCCCGCGCAGGAGTTCGTGATGATGGGCTACCCGGTCTATCAGATCAGCGAGGAGACGGTCGCCCGGACCGACGCGTGGCTGGCCCAGGAAGGCAACCCGGCCTCGCTGCGCCGGCTGGTCGCCGAGGGCCGCGACGGCGTCGTCCGGGCCCTCAAGGCCCGCGCGAAGGATGTCTCCGCGGCCGGCTAG
- a CDS encoding Uma2 family endonuclease, whose protein sequence is MTEQQQRWTAPDGRWSEPDLHLFPQDGHRYEIVDGSLHVAPPEPESHEALVRAIVTTLRTAAPPGWWVCDRLGVEIGDSNVVPDVTVLRPRSSGAIWCDPDDVALVVEVETPATRRFDRLLKPSLYAEAGIAAFWRVEPGRTSPMLRTYELGAARYRAVHSIEGAEPVKLDAPYPVRVAPAAWL, encoded by the coding sequence ATGACCGAGCAACAGCAGCGGTGGACGGCGCCGGACGGCCGTTGGTCCGAGCCCGACCTGCACCTGTTCCCCCAGGACGGGCACCGCTACGAGATCGTCGACGGCAGCCTGCACGTCGCCCCGCCCGAGCCCGAGTCGCACGAGGCGCTCGTCCGCGCGATCGTCACCACCCTGCGCACGGCGGCCCCGCCCGGCTGGTGGGTCTGTGACCGGCTGGGCGTCGAGATCGGCGACAGCAACGTGGTGCCCGACGTGACGGTGCTGCGGCCCCGCTCGTCCGGCGCGATCTGGTGCGACCCGGACGACGTGGCCCTCGTGGTCGAGGTCGAGACCCCGGCCACCCGGCGCTTCGACCGTTTGCTCAAACCCTCCCTGTACGCCGAGGCCGGCATCGCGGCGTTCTGGCGGGTCGAGCCGGGCCGGACGAGCCCCATGCTGCGCACGTACGAGTTGGGCGCCGCCCGCTACCGGGCCGTGCACAGCATCGAGGGCGCCGAGCCGGTCAAGCTCGACGCCCCCTATCCCGTCCGGGTCGCCCCGGCGGCGTGGCTCTAG
- a CDS encoding DUF5130 family protein, whose amino-acid sequence MVAHHEPSAADGPFTTRQLLRLDHALRIANTETGLTFSVFIGEFETTPAREHAEQLHRQIDGAARAVLIAISPNQRKLEIVTGAEARKRISDRDAKLAGLSMAAAFAGGDLAGGVVAGLDQLASHAGRP is encoded by the coding sequence ATCGTGGCTCACCACGAGCCGAGCGCGGCCGACGGGCCCTTCACGACCCGGCAGCTGCTGCGGCTCGACCACGCGCTGCGCATCGCGAACACCGAGACCGGCCTGACGTTCAGCGTGTTCATCGGCGAGTTCGAGACGACGCCCGCTCGGGAGCACGCCGAGCAGCTGCACCGGCAGATCGACGGGGCGGCCCGGGCCGTGCTCATCGCGATCTCGCCCAACCAGCGCAAGCTCGAGATCGTCACCGGTGCCGAGGCGCGCAAGCGCATCTCCGACCGGGACGCGAAGCTGGCCGGCCTGTCGATGGCGGCCGCGTTCGCGGGTGGCGACCTGGCCGGCGGCGTGGTCGCCGGCCTCGACCAGCTGGCCAGTCACGCCGGTCGGCCGTAG
- the ctaJ gene encoding aa3-type cytochrome oxidase subunit CtaJ, translating into MTVVRINWEYRRLGALRLSISFTVLVYVIIPAAVIGLIVALTFAGTRDEKQPDRRYRPGRPYDFRPIWFLAAPEQVVGASGRPALTGPVLEDSSGARVQPGSTGGASDSW; encoded by the coding sequence GTGACAGTTGTTCGGATCAACTGGGAATACAGACGCCTGGGGGCGTTGAGGTTGTCGATATCTTTCACCGTTCTGGTCTACGTGATCATTCCGGCTGCCGTGATCGGGTTGATCGTCGCGCTGACCTTCGCGGGCACGCGTGACGAGAAGCAGCCCGACCGCCGATACCGGCCCGGTCGTCCCTACGACTTCCGGCCGATCTGGTTCCTGGCCGCGCCGGAGCAGGTCGTCGGGGCCAGTGGCCGTCCGGCCCTGACCGGTCCCGTGCTGGAGGACAGCAGCGGCGCCCGGGTCCAGCCCGGTTCCACAGGAGGCGCAAGTGACAGCTGGTGA
- a CDS encoding class F sortase: MPESVLRKRPAQIVAPPPGVITGPLPAPRSAPGRHPFRAPSPRPRPKTPPRPMRGRKPWPIGFIALALLFLGLFVVAMGIGAATNLDLGAVFGSAPKNQPPPRAFPVLDPSRPERLSIPAINVQAPILEVGRAADGSVDVPPLKRHNEAGWFDGGPTPGQFGPALIVGHADTRTGPSVFNHLPRLKPGQRIEVTRADNSVAVFEVNSVEHFDKGKLPVQRVYSDFSRPSLRLITCGGRWVGGSTGYSDNIVVFASLVAAKNA; the protein is encoded by the coding sequence ATGCCCGAGTCGGTGCTGCGCAAGCGGCCGGCCCAGATCGTCGCGCCCCCGCCCGGTGTCATCACGGGCCCGCTGCCGGCCCCGCGGTCGGCGCCCGGCCGGCACCCGTTCCGCGCCCCCAGCCCGCGCCCCCGGCCCAAGACGCCGCCCCGGCCGATGCGCGGCCGCAAGCCGTGGCCGATCGGGTTCATCGCGCTGGCCCTGCTCTTCCTCGGCCTGTTCGTGGTGGCCATGGGCATCGGCGCGGCCACCAACCTCGACCTGGGCGCCGTCTTCGGCAGCGCACCGAAGAACCAGCCCCCGCCGCGGGCCTTCCCGGTGCTCGACCCGAGCCGGCCCGAGCGGCTGAGCATCCCGGCGATCAACGTGCAGGCGCCCATCCTCGAGGTGGGCCGGGCCGCTGACGGCTCGGTCGACGTGCCGCCCCTGAAGCGGCACAACGAGGCCGGCTGGTTCGACGGCGGGCCCACCCCGGGCCAGTTCGGGCCGGCCCTCATCGTCGGGCACGCGGACACCCGTACGGGACCCTCGGTCTTCAATCACCTGCCCCGGCTCAAGCCCGGGCAGCGCATCGAGGTGACCCGGGCCGACAACTCGGTGGCGGTGTTCGAGGTGAACTCCGTCGAGCACTTCGACAAGGGCAAGCTGCCCGTGCAGCGCGTCTACAGCGACTTCAGCCGGCCGTCGCTGCGGCTCATCACCTGCGGCGGGCGCTGGGTCGGGGGCAGCACGGGCTACTCGGACAACATCGTCGTCTTCGCCTCGCTGGTCGCCGCGAAGAACGCCTGA
- a CDS encoding HNH endonuclease — translation MPDIRPTVGSSALVLNATYEPLCVVSVRRATILVLTAKAECVSDGDGILHSAHTNLPVPSVVRLTRYVKVPYRTHVGLSRRAIFARDGGRCAYCRGSAETIDHVFPRSRGGLHAWDNVVAACAKCNHSKGDKTPAELGWRLHQIPAAPRGVAWRVLGHRTPDPRWADWLDLPAAPAVTAEAA, via the coding sequence ATGCCTGACATACGACCCACAGTGGGCTCATCCGCGTTGGTTCTGAACGCCACCTACGAGCCGCTGTGCGTCGTATCGGTGCGTCGAGCGACCATCCTCGTCCTGACGGCCAAGGCGGAATGCGTCTCCGACGGTGACGGCATCCTGCACAGCGCGCACACCAACCTGCCGGTCCCGTCAGTGGTGCGTCTGACCCGTTACGTGAAGGTGCCCTATCGCACCCACGTCGGTCTCTCCCGCCGCGCGATCTTCGCCCGTGACGGCGGCCGCTGCGCCTACTGCCGCGGCTCGGCCGAGACCATCGACCACGTGTTCCCGCGCAGCCGCGGTGGCCTGCACGCCTGGGACAACGTCGTCGCCGCCTGCGCCAAGTGCAATCACAGCAAGGGCGACAAGACACCGGCCGAGCTGGGCTGGCGGCTGCATCAGATACCGGCGGCGCCCCGCGGGGTGGCCTGGCGCGTGCTCGGACATCGCACGCCCGACCCCCGCTGGGCCGACTGGCTCGACCTCCCCGCCGCCCCGGCTGTCACAGCCGAGGCGGCGTAG